The Winogradskyella schleiferi genome contains the following window.
TTACTTATTTAACTCGTCGGAATACATTTATATTTTTCAACTTTTAGCCGTTATTGTTCCGTTTATTGCCATTGGTCGTGTGGTCAATGCTGTAGTTAGCGGTTTGTCTGATTATAAACGCTATGCTAAGATTGAATTGATCAGTTACCTTTTGGCAACCGTCGCACTTATTATTGGACTTTACAGCTCAGAATTGAAAGGTGTGCTTATTGCCATTGCTTTTGCACCAGTTATTCAACTGATTGTTTTGGCTTTTGTATTTGGCAAAATATTGAAAACTTATGTGCCGTTTAAATCATTAAGTCTTAATCTTATCTATAGGAATAAGTTATTAGCATTTACTTTGATGTCCTTTATTTCCACGTTTCTTTTAAATTATATTGAGTTAAATATAAGAACCTTAATCACGGATGAATTGAACATTAATGAAGCTGGATACTGGACAGCGGTAACCTTTATTTCTAAAAATTATATGGTTTTTGCCACAGGGTTGTTTACCTTATATGTACTGCCAAAATTCGCAAGTATCCATACGAAACGTGAATTTAAGAACGAAGTAGTCAGCATATATAAAACCATTTTACCCATTTTTGGATTGGGAATGGTTTTGGTTTATGTTTTTAGACATTACATTATTGAACTTATTTATCCGGATTTTACAGGTATGGAACCTTTATTCAAGTGGCAATTGTTGGGTGATTTTATAAGGTTGGGCGCTTTGGTATTGTCCCATCAATTTTTAGCCAAGCGTATGGTTAAAGGATTTGTGATTACTGAAATAATTTCTTTAGCGCTGTTTTTTGTGCTTTCAAAAGTGTTTATTCAATATTACGGTACTGAAGGTATTGTGATTGCCCATTTTGTGAGGTATATCATATATTTTGTAATGGTTATATTTATTATTAAAAATTACTTTGATAACCAAAAGGAAAAAAATGATGATGGAGAAAATATGTAAATTATATATTGATAATAAACCCTTTGAATTTAAGGTTGAAGGTGATTTTTTTTGGGGAAAACCAGAATTGCTTTATCCTGAAAAGGATAATGTATTATCTAAAATGCCATGGGAGAATCAAGGTTATAGTATTGTTGAAGCATTTGAGAAAGATGATTTTTTAAAACTTCAAAATTCTGTAAAAAAAATAATTATTGACGCTTTAACGGCTAATAAAATAGTTGTTGATGATGAAAAATTTGATTTAAAGAATTATCATAAATATGTAACCACTAATGCGCTTCATAATCAAGTGATAGATATAACCCGTAATCTTGAAACTTCTGATTTTGATTTTGATATCGACCAATTGGCTAAACGGTTTGGAGATATTTTGGGCTACAAGTTGACTTCCTATGTAGAAGAGCTAAAAAAATCACATATACAAATACGAATTAGCAGACCAAATTCTTTAGATATAAATCCGCCGCACAGAGATGGTTATTTGAGTTATTGG
Protein-coding sequences here:
- a CDS encoding O-antigen translocase, whose product is MKLPKFISNNIVLKITSLNALVIAVRLVVSAIVQRLLAVMVGEAGIASIGQVRNVMAMLTSTATLGTFTGIVKYVAEFKKDQPELSKLFSTVTVFIILGSLCSAVVLFIGASFFSDYLFNSSEYIYIFQLLAVIVPFIAIGRVVNAVVSGLSDYKRYAKIELISYLLATVALIIGLYSSELKGVLIAIAFAPVIQLIVLAFVFGKILKTYVPFKSLSLNLIYRNKLLAFTLMSFISTFLLNYIELNIRTLITDELNINEAGYWTAVTFISKNYMVFATGLFTLYVLPKFASIHTKREFKNEVVSIYKTILPIFGLGMVLVYVFRHYIIELIYPDFTGMEPLFKWQLLGDFIRLGALVLSHQFLAKRMVKGFVITEIISLALFFVLSKVFIQYYGTEGIVIAHFVRYIIYFVMVIFIIKNYFDNQKEKNDDGENM
- a CDS encoding phytanoyl-CoA dioxygenase; protein product: MMMEKICKLYIDNKPFEFKVEGDFFWGKPELLYPEKDNVLSKMPWENQGYSIVEAFEKDDFLKLQNSVKKIIIDALTANKIVVDDEKFDLKNYHKYVTTNALHNQVIDITRNLETSDFDFDIDQLAKRFGDILGYKLTSYVEELKKSHIQIRISRPNSLDINPPHRDGYLSYWEDIINVWLPIAGCNEKSSLPVMPESHLIPENEILRTESKGAKINGNIYYVPCILETKSGVINMKRPNPKEREALVFSPFLIHGAAVNENVDITRVSLELRFPKQNN